A region of Anguilla anguilla isolate fAngAng1 chromosome 18, fAngAng1.pri, whole genome shotgun sequence DNA encodes the following proteins:
- the LOC118218431 gene encoding protein FAM13C-like isoform X2, with translation MLQAFDKGSLLQLQALEEEACPSAGTRHEDAGQTTSSTANQTTCQTTGPTANQTASQTTGPTASQTTSQTANQITSQTANQTTNQTTSQTTGQTANQTASQTADQTTNQTTSQTANQTTSPTASQTANQITGQTTNQTTGQTPSTPETGLDPDPSVTAPDGGAQGSPGPSPLLLHIANCASPLPSPRCPHLSRSQRFQSDPETAPSPPCSQPFIKARPIGRTQFPEGSADTLSTALLTKHIQGLKRKIRQFEEQFERERNYRPSHNDKTAHPEMFQLMGDLAKSRKQLRDLRLKQEQVRDQKTEEPADVCRYGGDLQGAPAQSQRPSLEDTVEALLKRLREKRRALGLPDNVKEMTKKQMALEKITLQKCLLYFESLHGRPGTRQERNLMKPLYDRYRTIKQLLCAASAITTITAIAEEDGSDDDSTQGGSLPSCAAIRLQRLDEWAGPQEEDSDATFVSPLDEAKAVRLPAITVSNLHEASRLELLHCLRETRVEKKKLRKGLREFEEQFYRQVGRTAQKDDRIPMAEEYQEYKHLKAKLRLLEALLSKQETPKFI, from the exons ATGCTTCAGGCCTTTGATAAG GGctctctgctccagctgcaggctctggaggaggaggcgtgTCCCTCTGCTGGAACCCGCCACGAGGACGCGGGCCAGACCACCAGCTCGACCGCCAACCAGACCACCTGCCAGACCACCGGCCCGACCGCCAACCAGACTGCCAGCCAGACCACCGGCCCGACCGCCAGCCAGACCACCAGTCAAACTGCCAACCAGATCACCAGTCAAACCGCCAACCAGACCACCAACCAGACCACCAGCCAGACCACCGGCCAGACCGCCAACCAGACTGCCAGCCAGACCGCCGACCAGACCACCAACCAGACCACCAGTCAAACCGCCAACCAGACCACCAGCCCGACCGCCAGTCAAACTGCCAACCAGATCACCGGCCAGACCACCAACCAGACCACCGGCCAGACACCCTCCACCCCAGAGACAG GGCTGGATCCTGACCCCAGTGTCACGGCCCCCGATGGGGGGGCCCAGGGGTCCCCGGGACCCAGCCCCCTCCTGCTCCACATCGCCAACTGcgccagccccctcccctccccccgctgcCCCCACCTCAGCCGGAGCCAGCGTTTCCAGAGCGACCCCGAGACCGCACCCTCGCCCCCCTGCTCGCAGCCCTTCATCAA GGCTCGCCCCATTGGCCGGACCCAgtttccggaaggttccgcaGACACGCTTTCCACCGCTCTGCTCACAAAACACATCCAGGGCCTGAAGAGGAAGATCAGACAGTTTGAGGAGCAGTTCGAGCGGGAGAGGAACTACAGG CCATCACACAATGACAAAACCGCCCACCCAGAGATGTTCCAGCTGATGGGTGACCTGGCAAAGTCTCGGAAACAGCTCAGAG ACCTGAGACTGAAACAGGAGCAGGTGAGGGATCAGAAGACGGAAGAGCCTGCTGATGTCTGCAGGTACGGCGgtgacctgcagggggcgccagcACAGAGCCAGAGGCCCTCCCTGGAGGACACAGTGGAAGCGCTACTGAAGAGGCTGAGGGAGAAGCGGCGGGCGCTTGGTCTCCCTGACAACGTGAAG GAAATGACCAAAAAGCAGATGGCCCTGGAGAAGATAACTCTGCAGAAGTGTTTACTGTACTTTGAGAGCCTGCACGGTCGTCCG GGCACCAGGCAGGAGAGGAACCTGATGAAGCCGCTGTATGACAGATACCGCACCATCAAACAACTCCTGTGTGCAGCGTCCGCCATTACCACCATTACTGCCATA GCAGAAGAGGACGGCTCCGATGATGACAGCACACAGGGCGGGTCCTTGCCCTCCTGCGCCGCGATACGCCTGCAGCGCCTGGACGAGTGGGCGGGTCCGCAGGAGGAGGACAGCGACGCCACCTTCGTGTCCCCGCTGGACGAGGCGAAAGCCGTCAGGCTGCCCGCGATCACCGTGTCCAACCTCCACGAGGCGTCCAG GTTGGAGCTACTGCACTGCCTTCGGGAGACAAGGGTAGAGAAGAAGAAACTACGCAAGGGGCTGAGAGAATTTGAGGAGCAGTTCTACAGACAGGTGGGCAG GACTGCACAAAAAGATGACCGAATTCCAATGGCAGAGGAATACCAGGAATACAAACATCTAAAAGCTAAACTCCGATTACTGGAAGCTCTGCTAAGCAAACAGGAGACTCCAAAGTTCATCTGA
- the LOC118218432 gene encoding phytanoyl-CoA hydroxylase-interacting protein-like, with translation MEVPSLGHNIGSPTSPCESMIKNLSLEAIQLCERDGSKSQDSGISEMEELPVPQNIKINCITCDSFKICWDMDPKSRDRITHYFIDLNKKENKNSNKFKHKDVPTKLVAKAVPLPMTVRGHWFLSPRTEYTVAVQTASKQSDGDYAVSEWSQIIEFCTADYSTVHLTQLLEKAEVIAGRMLTFSVFYRNQHKEYFDHAREVQNNRMLPSVKDNSGSHGSPISGKLEGVFFSCNTEFNTGKPPQDSPYGRQRFQIAAEALLNPDARLYFGDFYCMYTAYHYVILVLAPRGSPGDLFCQQRLPALDLADNRFLTCRRGEDGRLAFRHAQDVILEVIYTEPVDLALGTLAEISGHQLMSLSTVNAKKDPSCKTCNISVGR, from the exons GAAGTAAGTCCCAGGACAGCGGGATCTCAGAGATGGAGGAGCTTCCTGTTCCGCAGAACATCAAAATAAACTGCATCACGTGCGACTCCTTTAAGATCTGCTGGGACATGGACCCCAAGTCCAGGGACCGCATCACGCACTACTTCATCGACCTCAACAAGAAGGAGAACAAGAACTCCAACAAGTTCAAGCACAAG GACGTCCCGACCAAACTGGTGGCGAAGGCCGTCCCGCTCCCCATGACGGTGCGAGGCCATTGGTTCCTGAGCCCCCGCACCGAGTACACGGTGGCGGTGCAGACGGCCTCCAAGCAGAGCGACGGCGACTACGCCGTGTCCGAGTGGAGCCAGATCATCGAGTTCTGCACCGCGG ATTATTCCACTGTGCATCTAACGCAGTTATTAGAAAAGGCAGAGGTGATTGCTGGAAGGATGCTCACATTCTCCGTGTTCTATCGCAATCAGCACAAAGAGTACTTTGATCATGCCAG GGAGGTGCAGAACAACAGGATGCTGCCCTCGGTGAAGGACAACAGCGGCAGCCACGGCTCGCCCATCAGCGGCAAGCTGGAGGGCGTCTTCTTCAGCTGCAACACCGAGTTCAACACGGGCAAGCCCCCGCAGGACTCGCCGTACGGCCGCCAGCGCTTCCAGATCGCGGCCGAGGCGCTGCTCAACCCCGACGCCCGCCTGTACTTCGGCGACTTCTACTGCATGTACACGGCCTACCACTACGTCATCCTGGTGCTGGCGCCCCGCGGCTCGCCCGGCGACCTGTTCTGCCAGCAGCGGCTGCCCGCGCTGGACCTCGCCGACAACCGCTTCCTGACGTGCCGCCGGGGCGAGGACGGGCGGCTGGCCTTCCGCCACGCGCAGGACGTCATCCTGGAGGTGATCTACACCGAGCCGGTGGACCTGGCGCTGGGCACGCTGGCCGAGATCAGCGGGCACCAGCTCATGAGCCTGTCCACCGTCAACGCCAAGAAGGACCCCAGCTGCAAGACCTGCAACATCAGCGTGGGCCGCTAA
- the LOC118218431 gene encoding protein FAM13C-like isoform X1, producing the protein MFCFCLQGSLLQLQALEEEACPSAGTRHEDAGQTTSSTANQTTCQTTGPTANQTASQTTGPTASQTTSQTANQITSQTANQTTNQTTSQTTGQTANQTASQTADQTTNQTTSQTANQTTSPTASQTANQITGQTTNQTTGQTPSTPETGLDPDPSVTAPDGGAQGSPGPSPLLLHIANCASPLPSPRCPHLSRSQRFQSDPETAPSPPCSQPFIKARPIGRTQFPEGSADTLSTALLTKHIQGLKRKIRQFEEQFERERNYRPSHNDKTAHPEMFQLMGDLAKSRKQLRDLRLKQEQVRDQKTEEPADVCRYGGDLQGAPAQSQRPSLEDTVEALLKRLREKRRALGLPDNVKEMTKKQMALEKITLQKCLLYFESLHGRPGTRQERNLMKPLYDRYRTIKQLLCAASAITTITAIAEEDGSDDDSTQGGSLPSCAAIRLQRLDEWAGPQEEDSDATFVSPLDEAKAVRLPAITVSNLHEASRLELLHCLRETRVEKKKLRKGLREFEEQFYRQVGRTAQKDDRIPMAEEYQEYKHLKAKLRLLEALLSKQETPKFI; encoded by the exons ATGTTCTGCTTCTGCCTGCAGGGctctctgctccagctgcaggctctggaggaggaggcgtgTCCCTCTGCTGGAACCCGCCACGAGGACGCGGGCCAGACCACCAGCTCGACCGCCAACCAGACCACCTGCCAGACCACCGGCCCGACCGCCAACCAGACTGCCAGCCAGACCACCGGCCCGACCGCCAGCCAGACCACCAGTCAAACTGCCAACCAGATCACCAGTCAAACCGCCAACCAGACCACCAACCAGACCACCAGCCAGACCACCGGCCAGACCGCCAACCAGACTGCCAGCCAGACCGCCGACCAGACCACCAACCAGACCACCAGTCAAACCGCCAACCAGACCACCAGCCCGACCGCCAGTCAAACTGCCAACCAGATCACCGGCCAGACCACCAACCAGACCACCGGCCAGACACCCTCCACCCCAGAGACAG GGCTGGATCCTGACCCCAGTGTCACGGCCCCCGATGGGGGGGCCCAGGGGTCCCCGGGACCCAGCCCCCTCCTGCTCCACATCGCCAACTGcgccagccccctcccctccccccgctgcCCCCACCTCAGCCGGAGCCAGCGTTTCCAGAGCGACCCCGAGACCGCACCCTCGCCCCCCTGCTCGCAGCCCTTCATCAA GGCTCGCCCCATTGGCCGGACCCAgtttccggaaggttccgcaGACACGCTTTCCACCGCTCTGCTCACAAAACACATCCAGGGCCTGAAGAGGAAGATCAGACAGTTTGAGGAGCAGTTCGAGCGGGAGAGGAACTACAGG CCATCACACAATGACAAAACCGCCCACCCAGAGATGTTCCAGCTGATGGGTGACCTGGCAAAGTCTCGGAAACAGCTCAGAG ACCTGAGACTGAAACAGGAGCAGGTGAGGGATCAGAAGACGGAAGAGCCTGCTGATGTCTGCAGGTACGGCGgtgacctgcagggggcgccagcACAGAGCCAGAGGCCCTCCCTGGAGGACACAGTGGAAGCGCTACTGAAGAGGCTGAGGGAGAAGCGGCGGGCGCTTGGTCTCCCTGACAACGTGAAG GAAATGACCAAAAAGCAGATGGCCCTGGAGAAGATAACTCTGCAGAAGTGTTTACTGTACTTTGAGAGCCTGCACGGTCGTCCG GGCACCAGGCAGGAGAGGAACCTGATGAAGCCGCTGTATGACAGATACCGCACCATCAAACAACTCCTGTGTGCAGCGTCCGCCATTACCACCATTACTGCCATA GCAGAAGAGGACGGCTCCGATGATGACAGCACACAGGGCGGGTCCTTGCCCTCCTGCGCCGCGATACGCCTGCAGCGCCTGGACGAGTGGGCGGGTCCGCAGGAGGAGGACAGCGACGCCACCTTCGTGTCCCCGCTGGACGAGGCGAAAGCCGTCAGGCTGCCCGCGATCACCGTGTCCAACCTCCACGAGGCGTCCAG GTTGGAGCTACTGCACTGCCTTCGGGAGACAAGGGTAGAGAAGAAGAAACTACGCAAGGGGCTGAGAGAATTTGAGGAGCAGTTCTACAGACAGGTGGGCAG GACTGCACAAAAAGATGACCGAATTCCAATGGCAGAGGAATACCAGGAATACAAACATCTAAAAGCTAAACTCCGATTACTGGAAGCTCTGCTAAGCAAACAGGAGACTCCAAAGTTCATCTGA